A region of Hydrogenimonas cancrithermarum DNA encodes the following proteins:
- the rplK gene encoding 50S ribosomal protein L11 → MAKKVVDEFKLQIPAGKANPSPPVGPALGQRGVNIMEFCKAFNEKTKDMMGYNIPVVITVYSDRSFTFITKKPPVTDLIKKEIGLQKGSDNPLKNKVGKITKEQIMNIVKTKMDDLNAHDDEAAARIIEGSCRSMGVEVID, encoded by the coding sequence ATGGCAAAAAAAGTTGTTGATGAATTCAAGTTGCAAATTCCTGCCGGGAAGGCGAATCCGTCTCCTCCAGTAGGTCCTGCGCTGGGTCAGCGTGGTGTAAATATTATGGAGTTCTGTAAAGCGTTCAACGAAAAGACCAAAGATATGATGGGATACAACATTCCCGTCGTTATCACTGTCTATTCCGACAGAAGCTTTACGTTTATCACGAAAAAGCCTCCTGTCACCGATCTGATCAAAAAAGAGATTGGACTGCAAAAAGGTAGTGACAACCCCCTTAAAAACAAAGTGGGTAAAATTACCAAAGAGCAGATCATGAACATCGTGAAAACGAAAATGGATGATCTTAACGCACACGATGACGAAGCGGCTGCACGTATTATCGAAGGCAGCTGCCGTAGCATGGGCGTCGAGGTAATCGACTAA
- the tuf gene encoding elongation factor Tu, which produces MAKEKFERTKPHVNIGTIGHVDHGKTTLTAAITAVLATKGDAELMDYDQIDNAPEERERGITIATSHVEYETDKRHYAHVDCPGHADYVKNMITGAAQMDGAILVVSAADGPMPQTREHILLSRQVGVPYIVVFMNKADMVDDEELLELVEMEIRELLSEYDFPGDDTPVIAGSALKALEEAKSGTLGEWSEKILELMDAVDEYIPTPERETDKDFLMPIEDVFSISGRGTVVTGRIERGKVCVGDTIEIVGIRDTQTTTVTGVEMFRKEMDCGEAGDNCGVLLRGTKKEDVERGMVLCKPGSITPHTQFEAEIYVLTKEEGGRHTPFFNGYRPQFYVRTTDVTGAITLPEGTEMVMPGDNVKITAELIAPIAMEEGTRFAIREGGRTVGAGVVSKIIK; this is translated from the coding sequence ATGGCTAAGGAAAAATTCGAACGAACCAAGCCGCACGTAAACATCGGTACTATCGGTCACGTCGACCATGGTAAAACTACACTGACAGCTGCGATCACTGCAGTTCTCGCTACCAAAGGTGATGCAGAGCTGATGGATTACGATCAGATCGACAACGCACCGGAAGAGCGCGAGCGCGGTATTACAATCGCTACATCTCACGTTGAATATGAGACTGACAAGCGCCACTACGCACACGTCGACTGCCCGGGTCACGCCGACTACGTCAAAAACATGATTACAGGTGCTGCTCAGATGGATGGCGCGATTCTCGTCGTTTCTGCAGCGGATGGCCCGATGCCGCAAACACGCGAGCACATCCTCCTCTCTCGTCAGGTAGGCGTTCCTTACATCGTTGTATTCATGAACAAAGCGGACATGGTTGACGATGAAGAACTCCTCGAGCTGGTCGAGATGGAGATTCGTGAACTTCTGAGCGAATATGACTTCCCGGGTGACGATACTCCGGTTATCGCAGGTTCTGCCCTCAAAGCGCTTGAAGAAGCGAAAAGCGGCACACTTGGCGAGTGGAGCGAAAAGATCCTCGAGCTGATGGACGCAGTCGACGAGTACATCCCGACACCTGAGCGCGAAACTGACAAAGACTTCCTGATGCCGATCGAAGACGTCTTCTCAATTTCTGGACGTGGTACGGTTGTTACAGGTCGTATCGAGCGCGGTAAAGTGTGTGTCGGTGACACAATCGAGATCGTCGGTATCCGTGATACGCAGACTACGACTGTTACAGGCGTCGAGATGTTCCGTAAAGAGATGGATTGCGGTGAAGCGGGCGACAACTGTGGTGTTCTTCTTCGCGGTACGAAAAAAGAAGATGTCGAGCGCGGTATGGTTCTTTGTAAGCCTGGCTCAATCACGCCTCATACACAATTTGAAGCTGAAATCTATGTTCTTACAAAAGAGGAAGGCGGACGCCATACTCCGTTCTTCAACGGATACCGCCCGCAGTTCTATGTACGTACAACTGACGTGACAGGCGCTATTACGCTTCCTGAGGGAACCGAAATGGTTATGCCTGGCGACAACGTTAAAATCACAGCTGAACTTATCGCACCGATCGCAATGGAAGAGGGTACACGTTTCGCAATCCGCGAAGGTGGACGTACTGTCGGCGCGGGTGTTGTTTCTAAGATCATCAAGTAA
- the nusG gene encoding transcription termination/antitermination protein NusG, which yields MAAKWYAIQTYAGSEQSVKRAIETMAEQLGIQDRIEEIVVPTEDVIEVKNGKKKITERSLYPGYVFAKMDLDTDLWHKIQSLPRVSRFIGESKKPTPLSEKDVQNILDKVENRAAPKPKISFEPGEMVRIIDGPFANFTGMVEEYDLEHGKLKLNVSIFGRSTPVEILYSQVEKII from the coding sequence ATGGCAGCTAAATGGTACGCAATACAAACCTATGCGGGAAGTGAGCAAAGTGTCAAAAGAGCGATAGAAACGATGGCCGAACAGCTGGGCATCCAAGATCGCATCGAAGAGATCGTCGTTCCGACCGAAGATGTGATCGAGGTGAAAAACGGGAAGAAAAAAATCACTGAACGATCGCTCTATCCGGGATACGTCTTTGCAAAAATGGATCTCGATACCGACCTGTGGCACAAGATCCAGTCGCTGCCGCGAGTCTCGCGTTTTATCGGCGAGTCGAAAAAACCGACGCCACTCAGTGAAAAAGATGTTCAGAATATACTGGACAAAGTTGAAAACCGAGCAGCGCCGAAGCCGAAAATATCTTTCGAACCCGGCGAGATGGTTCGCATTATCGACGGACCGTTTGCGAACTTTACCGGTATGGTGGAAGAGTACGATCTCGAGCACGGGAAACTTAAACTGAACGTTTCGATTTTCGGCCGAAGTACACCGGTGGAGATCCTCTACTCACAAGTCGAAAAAATAATCTAA
- the rplL gene encoding 50S ribosomal protein L7/L12: MAITKEELFEYIEGLSVLELNELVKEFEERFGVSATPMVVAGAAGGEAGGGAEEQTEFDVVLTSPGAKKINVIKVVREVTGLGLKEAKEAVDNAPTTIKEAVSKEEAEELKAKFEEAGATVEVK, from the coding sequence ATGGCAATTACTAAAGAAGAATTGTTCGAATATATTGAAGGTCTGTCTGTTCTCGAACTCAACGAACTCGTAAAAGAGTTTGAAGAGCGTTTCGGAGTCTCTGCTACACCAATGGTCGTCGCTGGTGCTGCAGGTGGTGAAGCCGGCGGTGGTGCCGAAGAGCAGACTGAATTTGATGTTGTACTGACAAGCCCGGGTGCTAAGAAAATCAACGTCATCAAAGTTGTCCGCGAAGTTACCGGCCTTGGTCTCAAAGAGGCGAAAGAGGCTGTTGACAACGCTCCTACTACCATCAAAGAGGCTGTCAGCAAAGAAGAGGCTGAAGAGCTTAAAGCCAAATTCGAAGAAGCTGGCGCGACTGTCGAAGTTAAATAA
- the rplA gene encoding 50S ribosomal protein L1, with protein sequence MSKKVSKRVQKLLEKIDTNKTYSIDEATKLVKDLKSAKFDETVELALRLNVDPRHADQMVRGAVVLPHGTGKNVRVAVFAKGAKADEAKTAGADVVGAEDLVEQIQNGNIDFDIVIATPDMMGQVGKIGRILGPKGLMPNPKTGTVTMDVAQAVKNAKGGQVNFRVDKKGNIHAGIGKASFDAEKLAENLKTFVAAINKQKPAAAKGRYIQNAALSLTMSPSIKLDTTELMDIK encoded by the coding sequence ATGTCCAAAAAAGTTTCAAAACGAGTGCAGAAACTGCTCGAAAAAATCGATACAAACAAAACTTATTCTATTGATGAAGCGACAAAACTTGTAAAAGACCTCAAGTCGGCAAAATTCGATGAGACAGTCGAATTGGCTCTACGTCTAAATGTCGATCCGCGACATGCCGACCAAATGGTTCGTGGCGCTGTCGTTCTTCCTCATGGAACGGGAAAAAATGTTCGCGTCGCCGTTTTCGCGAAAGGAGCCAAAGCCGACGAAGCCAAGACAGCGGGAGCTGACGTCGTCGGAGCTGAAGACCTTGTAGAACAGATTCAGAACGGAAATATTGATTTCGACATCGTCATTGCCACACCTGACATGATGGGCCAGGTCGGTAAGATCGGCCGTATACTCGGGCCGAAAGGCCTGATGCCGAACCCGAAGACCGGAACGGTCACGATGGATGTCGCACAAGCGGTCAAAAACGCCAAAGGCGGCCAGGTGAATTTCCGCGTCGACAAAAAAGGTAACATTCATGCCGGTATCGGTAAAGCGAGCTTCGATGCCGAAAAACTGGCTGAAAACCTCAAGACATTCGTAGCAGCTATCAACAAGCAAAAGCCTGCGGCAGCCAAAGGGCGATATATTCAAAATGCTGCATTGTCATTGACGATGAGCCCTTCAATAAAGCTCGACACGACCGAGTTGATGGATATCAAATAA
- the rplJ gene encoding 50S ribosomal protein L10, producing MTRSEKEQLVAQLSDAFSEANCIVICDFKGMTVKELEGFRKIGFEAGLGARVIKNTLAELAFKNAGIEGVELRETNMAIWGEDPIATAKAVAKYAKENDKFVIKGGVIDKVAVDAAKIVEYSKLAGREELLGMLLSVWTAPLRNMVCGLDNLAKKKEEEAA from the coding sequence ATGACCCGAAGCGAAAAAGAACAGCTCGTTGCACAACTTTCCGATGCATTCAGCGAAGCCAACTGCATCGTCATCTGCGATTTTAAAGGGATGACGGTAAAGGAGTTGGAAGGCTTCCGAAAAATCGGATTTGAAGCAGGGCTCGGTGCACGCGTCATTAAAAACACGCTTGCGGAACTTGCGTTCAAAAATGCGGGAATCGAAGGCGTTGAGTTGCGTGAAACCAACATGGCAATCTGGGGAGAAGATCCGATTGCGACTGCCAAAGCGGTTGCCAAATACGCCAAAGAAAACGACAAATTCGTTATCAAAGGCGGTGTGATCGACAAAGTTGCTGTCGATGCTGCGAAAATCGTAGAGTACAGCAAACTCGCTGGCCGCGAAGAGCTGCTTGGAATGCTTTTGTCCGTATGGACGGCTCCGCTGCGCAATATGGTTTGCGGACTGGACAATCTGGCGAAGAAAAAAGAAGAAGAGGCTGCGTAA
- the secE gene encoding preprotein translocase subunit SecE, which yields MEKLINYVNHAKIELSKVIFPTKMQVRQAFFAVFLVVTVVSLFLALIDVIMSASLSALI from the coding sequence ATGGAAAAATTGATTAACTATGTCAACCATGCAAAAATTGAACTATCCAAAGTAATTTTTCCAACCAAAATGCAGGTTAGACAGGCTTTTTTTGCCGTTTTTCTCGTCGTGACGGTTGTTTCACTCTTTCTGGCACTGATCGACGTGATCATGTCAGCATCGCTTTCCGCGCTCATTTAA
- the rpmG gene encoding 50S ribosomal protein L33, whose product MRINIGLKCSECGEINYTTTKNSKTHTEKFETKKFCPRCNKHTLHKEVKLKS is encoded by the coding sequence ATGAGAATCAATATAGGACTCAAGTGCAGCGAGTGTGGCGAAATCAACTACACGACGACTAAAAACTCGAAGACTCATACTGAAAAGTTCGAGACGAAAAAGTTTTGTCCGCGCTGCAACAAGCACACACTTCATAAAGAAGTAAAACTCAAAAGCTAA
- the rpoB gene encoding DNA-directed RNA polymerase subunit beta has protein sequence MLNNLKSGNRLRVDFAKTPQEIEVPNLLQLQQSSYDNFLMINEKDRSNSGIEHVFRSIFPIHDPQNRLTLEYAGSEITKPKYTVRECMERGLTYAVSLKMKVRLTLWERNDKTGEKTGVKDIKEQAIFVRDIPLMTDRTSFIINGVERVVVNQLHRSPGVIFKEEEAATGVNKLLYTAQIIPDRGSWLYFEYDAKDILYVRINKRRKIPVTILFRALGYTKQDILKLFYPLMSIRVKSNKFLMPFKPENFAGRLEYDVKDEDGNLIIAAGKRLSSKRAKKLVDDGLKWVEYPVDILIERHLAEPIIDQESGEVLLDTLTQLDEGKLKKIIDNGVEEFVIADDLASGVDQSIINAFHADQESLKLLKQTEQIEDENDLSAIRIYKVMRPGEPVTKDAAKAFVKQLFFDPERYDLTRVGRMKMNHKLGVEVPEYVTVMTDEDIIKTVQYLIRVKNGQGHIDDRDHLGNRRIRAIGELLGNELQTGLIKMQKAIRDKMSTMSGNLDELMPHDLINSKMITNTILEFFTSGQLSQFMDQTNPLSEVTHKRRLSALGEGGLVKERAGFEVRDVHPTHYGRICPIETPEGQNIGLINTLASYSKVNDLGFIEAPYKKVNEGKVTSEIVYMTATQEEGLTIAPASTKLDEDGNIVEDLIEARRDGEILLVDRSEVDYIDLNPLMVVGVAASLIPFLEHDDANRALMGSNMQRQGVPLLIPDAPVVGTGVEKLIARDAWVSIKAKRAGIVEKVDAKNIYIMGEDEDGAFIDHYVLQKNMRTNQNTTFTQAPIVKKGDKVDEGQVIADGPNMDQGELAIGKNIMVAFMPWNGYNFEDAIVVSEKLIREDTFTSVHIYEKEVEARELKHGVEEITRDIPNVREEDIGHLDESGIVKIGTYIKPGMIMVGKVSPKGEVKPTPEERLLRAIFGEKAGHVVNKSLYCPPSMEGVVVDVKIFTKKGYEKDQRAIRAYEEEKAELDREHHDKLLMVDREEMLRIYSLLGNAVLESDVEIDGKTFKAGEKIGKEVLEGVNRFALNAIAKHFSEEIQHKYEALKNYFQKEKRKLRDEHEEKLNILEKDDILPNGVTKLVKVYIATKRKLKVGDKMAGRHGNKGIVSNIVPEMDMPYLEDGTPVEIILNPLGVPSRMNIGQILEVHLGLVGKRLGQQIQAIFDEKREDFVKELRKKMEEIADVAKLMNAKEMLSQLNDEELIKYARDWAKGVRFATPVFESVDAKEFAKLFEMAKIDSDGKCVLYDGKTGERMKERVNVGYMYMLKLHHLVDEKMHARSTGPYSLVTQQPVGGKALFGGQRFGEMEVWALEAYGAANVLKEMLTIKSDDVEGRVRAYKAITRGENVPPAGIPETLFVLTKELQSLALDVELLDEEEENEETGSN, from the coding sequence ATGCTTAACAATCTTAAATCAGGAAACCGCTTACGTGTTGATTTTGCGAAAACTCCCCAGGAGATCGAAGTACCCAACCTCTTGCAACTTCAACAGAGCAGTTACGACAACTTTTTGATGATCAATGAAAAAGATCGATCCAACAGCGGTATCGAACATGTTTTCCGATCTATCTTCCCAATCCATGACCCACAAAACCGACTGACACTCGAATATGCCGGCAGTGAAATCACCAAGCCGAAATATACAGTCAGAGAGTGTATGGAGCGCGGACTCACGTATGCCGTTTCATTGAAAATGAAAGTGAGGCTCACACTGTGGGAACGCAACGACAAGACAGGTGAGAAAACCGGTGTCAAAGATATCAAAGAACAGGCTATTTTCGTTCGCGATATCCCGCTAATGACCGATCGGACATCATTCATCATCAACGGTGTCGAACGTGTTGTTGTAAACCAGCTTCACAGAAGTCCCGGCGTCATCTTTAAAGAAGAGGAAGCCGCTACCGGAGTCAACAAACTTCTCTACACGGCGCAGATCATTCCCGATCGAGGCTCTTGGCTCTATTTCGAGTACGATGCGAAAGATATCCTCTATGTGCGCATCAACAAACGCCGTAAGATTCCTGTAACCATTCTATTCAGGGCACTTGGCTATACGAAACAGGATATTCTCAAACTCTTCTACCCCCTGATGAGCATCCGTGTCAAGAGCAACAAGTTCCTGATGCCGTTCAAGCCGGAAAATTTTGCAGGCCGTCTCGAATACGACGTCAAAGATGAAGACGGCAATCTCATTATCGCGGCAGGCAAACGCCTCTCTTCAAAGCGTGCGAAAAAACTTGTGGATGATGGCCTCAAGTGGGTCGAGTATCCAGTGGATATTCTCATCGAACGTCATCTTGCCGAACCGATCATCGACCAGGAGAGTGGTGAGGTTCTGCTCGACACGTTGACGCAGCTCGACGAGGGCAAGTTGAAAAAGATCATCGACAACGGCGTCGAAGAGTTCGTTATCGCCGACGATCTCGCCAGCGGCGTGGACCAGTCGATTATCAACGCCTTCCATGCCGATCAGGAAAGCCTAAAGCTTCTGAAGCAGACAGAGCAGATCGAGGACGAGAACGACCTCTCCGCGATTCGTATCTACAAAGTGATGCGTCCGGGTGAACCGGTGACCAAAGACGCGGCGAAAGCTTTTGTCAAACAACTCTTTTTCGATCCGGAGCGGTACGACCTCACGCGTGTCGGACGAATGAAGATGAACCACAAACTCGGCGTCGAGGTTCCCGAGTACGTCACGGTTATGACCGATGAAGATATCATCAAGACGGTCCAGTACCTTATCCGTGTCAAAAATGGCCAGGGACATATCGATGACCGCGACCACCTTGGAAACCGACGAATCCGTGCGATCGGTGAACTGCTCGGAAACGAGCTTCAGACGGGTCTCATCAAGATGCAGAAAGCGATTCGCGACAAGATGAGTACGATGAGCGGTAATCTCGACGAGCTGATGCCACACGACCTGATCAACTCCAAGATGATCACCAATACGATTCTGGAGTTCTTCACCAGCGGCCAGCTGAGCCAGTTTATGGACCAGACCAACCCACTTTCGGAAGTGACACACAAACGACGCCTCTCCGCACTTGGTGAAGGCGGCCTCGTCAAAGAGCGCGCGGGCTTCGAAGTGCGCGACGTCCATCCGACCCATTACGGCCGTATCTGTCCGATCGAAACGCCGGAAGGCCAGAACATCGGTCTTATCAATACACTGGCTTCCTATTCGAAAGTCAACGATCTCGGTTTTATCGAAGCACCTTACAAAAAGGTCAACGAGGGCAAAGTGACAAGCGAGATCGTTTACATGACGGCGACGCAGGAAGAGGGTTTGACGATCGCGCCTGCGAGTACGAAACTCGATGAAGACGGCAATATCGTCGAAGATCTGATCGAAGCGCGACGCGACGGTGAGATTTTGCTTGTCGACCGCAGCGAAGTCGACTATATCGACCTCAATCCGCTGATGGTCGTCGGTGTTGCGGCGAGCCTCATTCCGTTCCTCGAGCACGATGACGCCAACCGTGCACTGATGGGATCGAACATGCAGCGCCAGGGTGTGCCGCTTTTGATCCCCGATGCTCCGGTTGTCGGTACGGGTGTCGAGAAATTGATCGCGCGTGACGCATGGGTCAGCATCAAGGCGAAGCGTGCGGGCATCGTCGAAAAAGTCGACGCCAAAAACATCTATATCATGGGCGAAGATGAAGATGGCGCCTTTATCGACCACTATGTGCTGCAGAAAAATATGCGAACCAACCAGAACACGACTTTTACCCAGGCACCAATCGTCAAAAAAGGCGACAAAGTCGATGAGGGACAGGTGATCGCGGATGGTCCAAATATGGATCAGGGAGAACTTGCGATCGGTAAGAATATCATGGTCGCCTTTATGCCGTGGAATGGCTACAACTTCGAGGATGCGATCGTCGTCAGTGAAAAACTGATTCGTGAAGATACGTTCACATCGGTCCATATCTACGAGAAAGAGGTAGAGGCGCGTGAACTGAAACACGGTGTCGAGGAGATCACGCGCGATATTCCGAACGTTCGAGAAGAGGATATCGGCCATCTGGACGAGAGCGGTATCGTCAAGATCGGTACATACATCAAGCCGGGCATGATCATGGTCGGAAAAGTTTCACCCAAGGGTGAAGTGAAGCCGACGCCGGAAGAGCGGCTTCTTCGTGCCATCTTCGGCGAAAAAGCGGGCCATGTCGTCAACAAATCTCTCTACTGTCCGCCTTCGATGGAGGGTGTTGTCGTCGACGTCAAAATCTTCACGAAAAAAGGGTACGAGAAAGATCAGCGAGCGATCCGTGCCTATGAAGAGGAGAAAGCGGAACTCGACCGTGAACATCACGACAAGCTTCTGATGGTCGACCGCGAAGAGATGCTGCGCATCTATTCACTGCTCGGCAATGCGGTTCTTGAAAGCGATGTCGAGATCGATGGCAAAACTTTCAAAGCGGGCGAAAAAATCGGCAAAGAGGTGCTCGAAGGTGTCAACCGCTTCGCGCTCAATGCGATTGCGAAGCACTTCAGTGAAGAGATTCAGCACAAATACGAAGCGCTGAAGAACTACTTCCAGAAAGAGAAACGAAAACTTCGTGACGAGCATGAAGAGAAGCTGAACATCCTCGAAAAAGACGACATTCTGCCAAACGGTGTCACAAAGCTTGTCAAAGTTTATATCGCGACCAAGCGAAAGCTGAAAGTCGGTGACAAGATGGCAGGGCGCCACGGTAACAAAGGTATCGTCTCCAATATCGTTCCGGAGATGGATATGCCGTATCTCGAAGACGGAACGCCGGTCGAGATCATCCTCAACCCGCTGGGCGTTCCTTCGCGTATGAATATCGGGCAGATCCTCGAAGTTCATCTCGGCCTGGTCGGCAAACGACTCGGGCAGCAGATTCAGGCGATCTTCGACGAGAAGAGAGAGGACTTCGTCAAAGAGCTGCGCAAGAAGATGGAAGAGATCGCGGATGTCGCGAAACTGATGAACGCCAAAGAGATGCTGAGTCAGCTGAACGACGAAGAGCTGATCAAATATGCACGTGATTGGGCGAAAGGTGTCCGTTTCGCGACACCGGTCTTCGAAAGTGTCGATGCCAAAGAGTTTGCGAAACTCTTCGAGATGGCGAAGATCGACAGTGACGGTAAGTGTGTCCTTTACGATGGCAAGACGGGTGAGCGCATGAAAGAGCGTGTCAACGTTGGATACATGTACATGCTCAAACTTCACCACCTGGTCGATGAGAAAATGCACGCCCGCTCCACCGGGCCATACAGCCTCGTTACCCAGCAGCCGGTCGGCGGTAAAGCGCTCTTCGGCGGACAGCGGTTCGGAGAGATGGAGGTCTGGGCGCTTGAAGCGTACGGTGCGGCCAATGTATTGAAAGAGATGCTGACGATCAAATCGGATGATGTCGAAGGACGTGTACGCGCCTACAAAGCGATTACGCGTGGCGAAAACGTACCGCCGGCAGGTATCCCTGAAACACTGTTTGTTCTTACCAAAGAACTTCAGTCACTCGCACTTGATGTAGAGCTTTTAGATGAGGAAGAAGAGAATGAAGAAACTGGTTCCAATTGA